A section of the Canis lupus baileyi chromosome 5, mCanLup2.hap1, whole genome shotgun sequence genome encodes:
- the LOC140633793 gene encoding USP6 N-terminal-like protein isoform X4, which translates to MKEAALVSSWDIMQINLDVNRTFRSHTMFWDRYGVRQRALFHVLAAYSVYDTEVGYCQGMSKITAILLTFLPEEDTFWALAQLMTIDRHAMHGFFIPGFQKLLRFQAHHERVLERAVPDLKKHMDEEQMSTGIYTPKWFPQCFLSQTPFSLTQKLRDVYILDGERVLTAMAYTILKVHRKRLLKLPLEGLWEFVRDSLAQPWALEDEAVLRHLRASITQFRRMRCDLPPPPGMTLSGPGHPSCPAATAARAPRWAVTGTTRAEPGRR; encoded by the exons atgaaggaggcggccctggtctcctcctgggACATCATGCAAATCAACCTGGACGTCAACCGGACGTTCCGCAGTCACACCATGTTCTGGGACCGCTAcggggtcag GCAGCGAGCCCTGTTCCACGTGCTGGCGGCCTACTCGGTGTACGACACC GAGGTGGGCTACTGCCAGGGCATGAGCAAGATCACGGCCATCCTCCTCACGTTCCTGCCCGAGGAGGACACCTTCTGGGCGCTGGCCCAGCTGATGACCATCGACAGGCACGCCATGCACG GCTTCTTCATCCCAGGCTTCCAGAAGCTCCTCAGGTTCCAGGCTCATCATGAGCGCGTCCTCGAAAGAGCTGTCCCCGACCTGAAGAAGCACATG GACGAGGAGCAGATGTCCACCGGAATCTACACCCCGAAGTGGTTTCCCCAATGCTTCCTCAGCCAG ACCCCCTTCTCACTCACCCAGAAGCTGCGGGATGTGTATATACTGGATGGGGAGCGGGTGCTCACGGCCATGGCCTACACCATCCTCAAGGTGCACAGGA AACGCCTCCTGAAGCTGCCCCTGGAAGGGCTCTGGGAGTTCGTCCGGGACtctctggcccagccctgggccctggaggacGAGGCGGTGCTCAGACACCTTCGGGCCTCCATAACCCAGTTCCGGAGGATGCGGTGtgacctgccccctcccccag ggATGACGCTGTCGGGCCCAGGACACCCTTCCTGCCCCGCGGCCACTGCAGCTCGTGCCCCTCGCTGGGCAGTGACGGGCACaaccagggcagagccagggaggCGCTGA
- the LOC140633793 gene encoding USP6 N-terminal-like protein isoform X6, which yields MSKITAILLTFLPEEDTFWALAQLMTIDRHAMHGFFIPGFQKLLRFQAHHERVLERAVPDLKKHMDEEQMSTGIYTPKWFPQCFLSQTPFSLTQKLRDVYILDGERVLTAMAYTILKVHRKRLLKLPLEGLWEFVRDSLAQPWALEDEAVLRHLRASITQFRRMRCDLPPPPGGLRAPAPPCSACWGCPQGTEPPGPPSSTLGLSSSAPASGTPGQG from the exons ATGAGCAAGATCACGGCCATCCTCCTCACGTTCCTGCCCGAGGAGGACACCTTCTGGGCGCTGGCCCAGCTGATGACCATCGACAGGCACGCCATGCACG GCTTCTTCATCCCAGGCTTCCAGAAGCTCCTCAGGTTCCAGGCTCATCATGAGCGCGTCCTCGAAAGAGCTGTCCCCGACCTGAAGAAGCACATG GACGAGGAGCAGATGTCCACCGGAATCTACACCCCGAAGTGGTTTCCCCAATGCTTCCTCAGCCAG ACCCCCTTCTCACTCACCCAGAAGCTGCGGGATGTGTATATACTGGATGGGGAGCGGGTGCTCACGGCCATGGCCTACACCATCCTCAAGGTGCACAGGA AACGCCTCCTGAAGCTGCCCCTGGAAGGGCTCTGGGAGTTCGTCCGGGACtctctggcccagccctgggccctggaggacGAGGCGGTGCTCAGACACCTTCGGGCCTCCATAACCCAGTTCCGGAGGATGCGGTGtgacctgccccctcccccaggtgggctcagggccccggcccctccctgcTCGGCCTGCTGGGGCTGCCCACAGGGGAcagagcccccggggcccccgtcCTCAACTCTGGGGCTCTCCTCTTCGGCTCCAGCCTCGGGGACCCCAGGCCAGGGCTGA
- the LOC140633793 gene encoding uncharacterized protein isoform X2, with translation MIRCTRQQGAVLFSVGCLRMTPWNTGLRKSSELREMQVLLSYWNVLKLPILCPACQPTNGILKPRTFFYVRPEVLCPAQLPEGMGVSGLSARPCSSQWPMVWKQTAVPLLVSPVWKGIIHPDPGCSAQPKGFWASSSTDLWRHSCSGSGSQQPDSPALPSSPVLLFAQYPVPQCIKRRRSHSDRSQGYGVVSGSSQTEGHLPTGSTWTHVSSEGSHAPSFLDVFGLQHDAGGPGDPAGLAKGQYGGSVPSGAPSRVSAGPVTVEGHRPPGLSEMSPLDTSHPSQGTRSCPAPAPARPRNSTRRPKRGQMDKNAQAMGPLPPQREAESSRGSRPRCGNRCGCDC, from the exons ATGATCAGGTGCACCAGGCAACAAGGAGCAGTGCTGTTCTCag TGGGATGTTTACGGATGACTCCATGGAATACTGGTCTCCGTAAAAGCTCTGAGTTGAGAGAAATGCAGGTGTTGCTCAGCTACTGGAATGTGTTGAAGTTGCCAATACTCTGCCCTGCGTGCCAACCAACCAATGGTATTTTGAAGCCTAGAACCTTTTTCTATGTGCGCCCTGAAGTCCTTTGTCCTGCACAACTTCCCGAGGGGATGGGTGTCTCTGGGCTGAGCGCCAGACCCTGTTCTTCCCAGTGGCCCATGGTTTGGAAGCAGACTGCAGTGCCCCTCCTTGTGTCTCCGGTTTGGAAAGGAATCATCCACCCTGACCCCGG GTGTTCAGCACAGCCCAAAGGGTTCTGGGCCAGCAGCTCCACAG ACCTTTGGAGGCACTCGTGCTCCGGATCTGGCTCGCAGCAACccgactctcctgctctccccagtAGCCCAGTACTCCTCTTTGCTCAGTACCCCG taccccagtgcataaagaggaggcgctcacacagtgacaggtcacag GGCTACGGGGTTGTCTCCGGCTCCAGTCAGACAGAGGGGCACCTGCCCACGGGGAGCACCTGGACGCATGTGTCCTCGGAAGGTTCTCATGCGccgtcattcttggatgtgtttggattgcagcACGATGCAGGAGGACCTGGAGACCCTGCTGGCCTTGCAAAGGGCCAATATGGTGGCTCAgtaccatcag GCGCACCAAGCAGGGTCTCCGCAGGACCTGTCACTGTGGAAGGTCACCGACCACCAGGGCTTTCTGAAATGAGTCCCCTGGACACCTCTCATCCATCTCAGG GGACAAGGAGctgcccggccccagcccccgcGAGGCCAAG AAACTCCACCAGGAGACCCAAGCgtggacaaatggataaaaatgctcAAGCGATGGGACCACTACCTCCCCAGCGAGAAG CTGAGTCTTCAAGGGGGTCCCGCCCCAGGTGCGGGAACAGGTGTGGCTGCGATTGCTGA
- the LOC140633793 gene encoding USP6 N-terminal-like protein isoform X3, with protein MKEAALVSSWDIMQINLDVNRTFRSHTMFWDRYGVRQRALFHVLAAYSVYDTEVGYCQGMSKITAILLTFLPEEDTFWALAQLMTIDRHAMHGFFIPGFQKLLRFQAHHERVLERAVPDLKKHMDEEQMSTGIYTPKWFPQCFLSQTPFSLTQKLRDVYILDGERVLTAMAYTILKVHRKRLLKLPLEGLWEFVRDSLAQPWALEDEAVLRHLRASITQFRRMRCDLPPPPGGLRAPAPPCSACWGCPQGTEPPGPPSSTLGLSSSAPASGTPGQG; from the exons atgaaggaggcggccctggtctcctcctgggACATCATGCAAATCAACCTGGACGTCAACCGGACGTTCCGCAGTCACACCATGTTCTGGGACCGCTAcggggtcag GCAGCGAGCCCTGTTCCACGTGCTGGCGGCCTACTCGGTGTACGACACC GAGGTGGGCTACTGCCAGGGCATGAGCAAGATCACGGCCATCCTCCTCACGTTCCTGCCCGAGGAGGACACCTTCTGGGCGCTGGCCCAGCTGATGACCATCGACAGGCACGCCATGCACG GCTTCTTCATCCCAGGCTTCCAGAAGCTCCTCAGGTTCCAGGCTCATCATGAGCGCGTCCTCGAAAGAGCTGTCCCCGACCTGAAGAAGCACATG GACGAGGAGCAGATGTCCACCGGAATCTACACCCCGAAGTGGTTTCCCCAATGCTTCCTCAGCCAG ACCCCCTTCTCACTCACCCAGAAGCTGCGGGATGTGTATATACTGGATGGGGAGCGGGTGCTCACGGCCATGGCCTACACCATCCTCAAGGTGCACAGGA AACGCCTCCTGAAGCTGCCCCTGGAAGGGCTCTGGGAGTTCGTCCGGGACtctctggcccagccctgggccctggaggacGAGGCGGTGCTCAGACACCTTCGGGCCTCCATAACCCAGTTCCGGAGGATGCGGTGtgacctgccccctcccccaggtgggctcagggccccggcccctccctgcTCGGCCTGCTGGGGCTGCCCACAGGGGAcagagcccccggggcccccgtcCTCAACTCTGGGGCTCTCCTCTTCGGCTCCAGCCTCGGGGACCCCAGGCCAGGGCTGA
- the LOC140633793 gene encoding uncharacterized protein isoform X1, with translation MIRCTRQQGAVLFSVGCLRMTPWNTGLRKSSELREMQVLLSYWNVLKLPILCPACQPTNGILKPRTFFYVRPEVLCPAQLPEGMGVSGLSARPCSSQWPMVWKQTAVPLLVSPVWKGIIHPDPGCSAQPKGFWASSSTDLWRHSCSGSGSQQPDSPALPSSPVLLFAQYPVPQCIKRRRSHSDRSQGYGVVSGSSQTEGHLPTGSTWTHVSSEGSHAPSFLDVFGLQHDAGGPGDPAGLAKGQYGGSVPSGAPSRVSAGPVTVEGHRPPGLSEMSPLDTSHPSQGGCSPFQQGLLQGQGAARPQPPRGQETPPGDPSVDKWIKMLKRWDHYLPSEKLSLQGGPAPGAGTGVAAIAEGQPG, from the exons ATGATCAGGTGCACCAGGCAACAAGGAGCAGTGCTGTTCTCag TGGGATGTTTACGGATGACTCCATGGAATACTGGTCTCCGTAAAAGCTCTGAGTTGAGAGAAATGCAGGTGTTGCTCAGCTACTGGAATGTGTTGAAGTTGCCAATACTCTGCCCTGCGTGCCAACCAACCAATGGTATTTTGAAGCCTAGAACCTTTTTCTATGTGCGCCCTGAAGTCCTTTGTCCTGCACAACTTCCCGAGGGGATGGGTGTCTCTGGGCTGAGCGCCAGACCCTGTTCTTCCCAGTGGCCCATGGTTTGGAAGCAGACTGCAGTGCCCCTCCTTGTGTCTCCGGTTTGGAAAGGAATCATCCACCCTGACCCCGG GTGTTCAGCACAGCCCAAAGGGTTCTGGGCCAGCAGCTCCACAG ACCTTTGGAGGCACTCGTGCTCCGGATCTGGCTCGCAGCAACccgactctcctgctctccccagtAGCCCAGTACTCCTCTTTGCTCAGTACCCCG taccccagtgcataaagaggaggcgctcacacagtgacaggtcacag GGCTACGGGGTTGTCTCCGGCTCCAGTCAGACAGAGGGGCACCTGCCCACGGGGAGCACCTGGACGCATGTGTCCTCGGAAGGTTCTCATGCGccgtcattcttggatgtgtttggattgcagcACGATGCAGGAGGACCTGGAGACCCTGCTGGCCTTGCAAAGGGCCAATATGGTGGCTCAgtaccatcag GCGCACCAAGCAGGGTCTCCGCAGGACCTGTCACTGTGGAAGGTCACCGACCACCAGGGCTTTCTGAAATGAGTCCCCTGGACACCTCTCATCCATCTCAGGGTGGGTGCAGTCCCTTTCAGCAGGGGCTCCTGCAG GGACAAGGAGctgcccggccccagcccccgcGAGGCCAAG AAACTCCACCAGGAGACCCAAGCgtggacaaatggataaaaatgctcAAGCGATGGGACCACTACCTCCCCAGCGAGAAG CTGAGTCTTCAAGGGGGTCCCGCCCCAGGTGCGGGAACAGGTGTGGCTGCGATTGCTGAAGGTCAACCAGGTTAA
- the LOC140633793 gene encoding USP6 N-terminal-like protein isoform X5, with translation MKEAALVSSWDIMQINLDVNRTFRSHTMFWDRYGVRQRALFHVLAAYSVYDTEVGYCQGMSKITAILLTFLPEEDTFWALAQLMTIDRHAMHGFFIPGFQKLLRFQAHHERVLERAVPDLKKHMDEEQMSTGIYTPKWFPQCFLSQTPFSLTQKLRDVYILDGERVLTAMAYTILKVHRKRLLKLPLEGLWEFVRDSLAQPWALEDEAVLRHLRASITQFRRMRCDLPPPPAGPEEFPTRPLGLELVSLAPGASPPFSGL, from the exons atgaaggaggcggccctggtctcctcctgggACATCATGCAAATCAACCTGGACGTCAACCGGACGTTCCGCAGTCACACCATGTTCTGGGACCGCTAcggggtcag GCAGCGAGCCCTGTTCCACGTGCTGGCGGCCTACTCGGTGTACGACACC GAGGTGGGCTACTGCCAGGGCATGAGCAAGATCACGGCCATCCTCCTCACGTTCCTGCCCGAGGAGGACACCTTCTGGGCGCTGGCCCAGCTGATGACCATCGACAGGCACGCCATGCACG GCTTCTTCATCCCAGGCTTCCAGAAGCTCCTCAGGTTCCAGGCTCATCATGAGCGCGTCCTCGAAAGAGCTGTCCCCGACCTGAAGAAGCACATG GACGAGGAGCAGATGTCCACCGGAATCTACACCCCGAAGTGGTTTCCCCAATGCTTCCTCAGCCAG ACCCCCTTCTCACTCACCCAGAAGCTGCGGGATGTGTATATACTGGATGGGGAGCGGGTGCTCACGGCCATGGCCTACACCATCCTCAAGGTGCACAGGA AACGCCTCCTGAAGCTGCCCCTGGAAGGGCTCTGGGAGTTCGTCCGGGACtctctggcccagccctgggccctggaggacGAGGCGGTGCTCAGACACCTTCGGGCCTCCATAACCCAGTTCCGGAGGATGCGGTGtgacctgccccctcccccag CGGGACCTGAGGAATTCCCCACAaggcccctgggcctggagctAGTGTCCCTGGCGCCCggggcctctcctcccttctccggcCTCTGA